One region of Natronorubrum aibiense genomic DNA includes:
- a CDS encoding PHP domain-containing protein, which yields MTRRYDLQVHTDASPCSSTPPERVVAAAVDAGLDGIAVTDHDTLANVDAVREASPSDLEVIAAVEVTTTEGHLLALDVTEVPPRNDPLTVIDHVHKQGGVAVLSHPFDTLRQVYETDLEALAAAVDGVEAINSRCVRRRFNERAATFAATHGLAATGGSDAHFPVEVGRAYTCVEGDGSLTDAIRDGRVRPGGRGRYLSGHVATKLHQFRTASARAVSNLSLGRSP from the coding sequence ATGACACGTCGATACGACCTGCAGGTCCATACGGACGCGTCGCCCTGCTCGAGTACCCCACCCGAGCGCGTCGTTGCCGCGGCGGTCGACGCCGGCCTCGACGGCATCGCCGTCACCGACCACGACACGCTCGCCAACGTCGACGCCGTTCGGGAGGCCTCCCCGAGTGACCTCGAGGTGATCGCTGCGGTCGAGGTAACGACGACCGAGGGCCACCTTCTGGCGCTCGACGTGACGGAGGTACCACCGCGGAACGATCCGCTGACGGTGATCGACCACGTCCACAAGCAGGGCGGGGTCGCCGTCCTCTCGCACCCCTTCGACACGCTGCGGCAGGTCTACGAGACGGACCTCGAGGCGCTCGCGGCGGCCGTCGACGGCGTCGAGGCAATCAACTCCCGCTGTGTCCGCCGCCGGTTCAACGAGCGCGCAGCGACGTTTGCGGCCACCCACGGGCTAGCGGCGACCGGTGGCAGCGACGCACACTTCCCGGTGGAGGTCGGCCGCGCGTACACCTGTGTCGAGGGGGACGGCTCGCTCACCGACGCCATCCGCGACGGGCGCGTCCGACCGGGCGGTCGCGGCCGGTACCTCTCGGGCCACGTCGCGACGAAACTCCACCAGTTTCGCACCGCCTCCGCTCGCGCCGTCTCGAACCTGTCGCTGGGGCGATCTCCGTGA
- a CDS encoding decaprenyl-phosphate phosphoribosyltransferase, whose protein sequence is MASAHSNRNRVVVTASGLVKEMRPWQWYKQSILLLGLVFSGSLFDPAAVTNVTLGIVAFCAIAGTTYIGNDILDVEEDRNHPRKKHRPIASGQVPITVAVVFAAVLFVGGLSLSWYLGPLFLLVVLTYLAQNALYSVFLKDLVIVDVMVIAIGFVLRAIAGVVVIDVYLSPWLVVCTFLGALMLALGKRRHEMVVSDDPAASRATLAEYTEEILDQLLIAVLAALVVSYSLYTFFRGGLWMMATLPFAFFATFRYHYLTHTESLGGDPKFLFGDRPFFINFVVWGLVVVAVLYQVPPRLLEVIV, encoded by the coding sequence ATGGCCAGCGCCCACAGCAACCGGAATCGGGTCGTGGTGACTGCCTCCGGGCTGGTAAAGGAGATGCGCCCCTGGCAATGGTACAAACAGAGTATCTTGCTTTTGGGGCTCGTCTTCTCCGGCAGTCTGTTCGATCCGGCCGCCGTCACGAACGTCACCCTCGGCATCGTGGCCTTCTGTGCGATCGCGGGGACGACGTACATCGGGAACGACATCCTCGACGTCGAGGAAGACCGCAACCACCCACGAAAGAAACACCGCCCCATCGCCAGCGGACAGGTCCCGATCACCGTCGCGGTGGTGTTTGCAGCCGTATTGTTCGTCGGCGGTCTCTCCCTCTCGTGGTATCTCGGCCCGTTGTTTCTCCTCGTCGTGCTCACGTACCTCGCCCAGAACGCGCTCTACTCCGTCTTCCTCAAAGACCTCGTCATCGTCGACGTGATGGTCATCGCGATCGGGTTCGTCCTGCGGGCGATTGCAGGCGTCGTCGTCATCGACGTCTATTTGAGCCCCTGGCTCGTCGTCTGCACGTTCCTCGGGGCGTTGATGCTCGCACTCGGCAAGCGTCGCCACGAGATGGTCGTCAGCGACGATCCGGCCGCCTCGAGGGCCACCCTCGCTGAGTACACTGAGGAGATCCTCGATCAGTTGCTCATTGCCGTCCTCGCGGCGCTGGTCGTCTCTTACTCGCTCTATACGTTCTTCCGCGGTGGGCTGTGGATGATGGCGACGCTCCCGTTCGCGTTCTTCGCGACCTTCCGATACCACTATCTCACGCACACCGAATCGCTGGGCGGCGATCCGAAGTTCCTCTTCGGTGACCGACCGTTTTTCATCAATTTCGTTGTCTGGGGCCTCGTCGTCGTCGCTGTCCTTTATCAGGTTCCGCCCCGACTGCTCGAGGTGATCGTGTGA